One genomic window of Streptomyces sp. NBC_01276 includes the following:
- a CDS encoding STAS domain-containing protein, which produces MESPKVTVRPGTDGAAVVVCTGEFDLDTAGRVAEACRTRAADAELLLLDVSGVAFADSSFLNELIRLRNARPTALVGPLPKQLLRLLEMTGALTLFDIRDGTGSA; this is translated from the coding sequence ATGGAGTCGCCGAAGGTGACGGTGCGGCCCGGTACGGACGGTGCGGCCGTGGTCGTGTGCACGGGCGAGTTCGACCTCGATACAGCGGGCCGCGTGGCGGAGGCCTGCAGGACGCGGGCCGCGGACGCGGAGCTGCTGCTCCTGGACGTGTCGGGGGTTGCGTTCGCGGACTCGTCGTTCCTGAACGAGCTGATCCGCCTGCGCAACGCCCGGCCGACGGCGTTGGTCGGACCGTTGCCGAAGCAGCTCCTGCGGCTGCTGGAGATGACGGGCGCGCTGACCCTTTTCGACATCCGCGACGGTACGGGGTCGGCCTGA
- a CDS encoding SGNH/GDSL hydrolase family protein, producing MIRLSAEPMTWVTTGDSITQAVLHTHGARGWVEHLQERVRWQMDRLTDIVVNTGVSGWRAVDVLGSYDHLIGRFAPDVLSISLGTNDARAGLAGLPEFHDAMHRLVDRAGSQTQIVLHTPVLVSIAGREARGTLPAYAQAVRDIAKEADVLLVDHETHWRSHFGDADPIAWLDDPAHPNAVGHLQMAEHTLRVLGLGPMEPRT from the coding sequence ATGATCCGCCTGTCTGCAGAACCCATGACGTGGGTAACCACCGGGGACAGCATCACCCAGGCCGTACTGCACACCCACGGCGCACGTGGCTGGGTGGAGCACCTGCAGGAACGGGTCAGATGGCAGATGGACCGGCTGACCGACATCGTCGTCAACACCGGTGTTTCCGGCTGGCGTGCCGTGGACGTGCTCGGCTCCTACGACCACCTGATCGGACGCTTCGCACCCGACGTCCTGTCCATATCGCTCGGCACCAACGACGCGCGCGCCGGCCTGGCCGGGCTGCCGGAGTTCCACGACGCCATGCATCGGCTCGTCGACCGTGCGGGCTCGCAGACCCAGATCGTCCTCCACACACCGGTGCTGGTCAGCATCGCCGGCCGCGAGGCCCGCGGCACCCTCCCGGCGTACGCCCAAGCCGTGCGGGACATCGCCAAGGAGGCCGACGTCCTGCTGGTCGACCACGAGACCCACTGGCGCTCGCACTTCGGCGACGCCGACCCCATAGCCTGGCTCGACGACCCGGCCCACCCCAATGCCGTCGGCCACCTTCAGATGGCCGAGCACACCCTCCGGGTTCTGGGACTGGGGCCCATGGAGCCCCGCACCTGA
- a CDS encoding class I SAM-dependent methyltransferase, whose amino-acid sequence MSTPTAPPPPRPSGVREVVGYNWPLYAGGLSAVAGGLALAPHLPRVPAALARTGALAAAALLTGSTAACWWVYDRSELYSLDWLTGLLPDGPGDHLVISTGLDETSHPLALRYPRAAQSVVDLYDPALTTEGSIRRARRRVPPRPGTLPGRPSRLPVASGSQDTVFAVFAAHELRLAPDREALFAEITRTLRPGGTLILVEHLRDRVNTAAFGPGAWHFMPRREWLRLADGAGLRSVTETRIANLVTAFAFSRSAE is encoded by the coding sequence GTGAGCACCCCCACCGCCCCACCGCCCCCGCGCCCCTCCGGAGTACGCGAGGTGGTCGGGTACAACTGGCCCCTGTACGCGGGCGGGTTGTCCGCCGTCGCCGGCGGCCTCGCCCTCGCGCCGCACCTGCCGCGCGTCCCCGCCGCCCTCGCCCGCACGGGCGCGCTGGCCGCGGCCGCCCTGCTCACGGGCAGCACCGCCGCCTGCTGGTGGGTGTACGACCGCTCCGAGCTGTACTCCCTCGACTGGCTGACCGGCCTGCTGCCCGACGGCCCCGGCGACCACCTCGTCATATCGACGGGCCTCGACGAAACCAGCCACCCCCTGGCCCTGCGGTACCCCCGGGCCGCTCAGAGCGTCGTCGACCTCTACGACCCGGCGCTCACCACCGAAGGCTCCATCCGGCGCGCCCGCCGACGCGTGCCCCCGCGCCCCGGGACCCTGCCCGGCCGCCCGTCCCGACTGCCCGTCGCCTCCGGCTCCCAGGACACCGTGTTCGCGGTCTTCGCGGCCCACGAACTGCGCCTCGCACCCGACCGGGAGGCGCTGTTCGCGGAAATCACCCGCACCCTGCGCCCCGGAGGCACGCTCATCCTGGTGGAGCACCTGCGCGACCGGGTCAACACCGCCGCCTTCGGCCCGGGAGCCTGGCACTTCATGCCCCGCCGCGAATGGCTGCGGCTCGCTGACGGCGCGGGCCTGCGCTCCGTCACCGAAACCCGGATCGCGAACCTCGTCACGGCCTTCGCCTTCAGCCGGAGCGCCGAGTGA
- a CDS encoding VOC family protein, with translation MAIQRMDNVGIVVEDLDAAIAFFVELGMELEGRAEVEGLFADRCTGLDGVRCDIAMVRTPDGHSRLELAKYHSPAVISTGPRNRPHNVLGTHRVMFAVDDIEDTVARLRPHGAELLGEIARFDDSYLLCYVRGPEGIIVGLAEQLR, from the coding sequence ATGGCGATCCAGCGGATGGACAACGTCGGCATCGTCGTCGAGGACCTGGACGCCGCCATCGCGTTCTTCGTGGAACTCGGTATGGAGCTGGAGGGCAGGGCGGAGGTCGAGGGCCTCTTCGCCGACCGGTGCACCGGGCTCGACGGCGTCCGCTGTGACATCGCGATGGTCCGGACCCCGGACGGTCACAGCCGGCTCGAACTGGCGAAATACCACAGCCCCGCGGTGATCAGCACCGGGCCGCGCAACCGGCCGCACAACGTTCTGGGCACGCACCGCGTCATGTTCGCCGTCGACGACATCGAGGACACCGTTGCCCGCCTGCGCCCTCACGGCGCCGAACTCCTCGGCGAGATCGCCAGGTTCGACGACAGCTACCTCCTCTGCTACGTCCGCGGTCCGGAGGGCATCATCGTCGGGCTGGCCGAGCAGCTGCGCTGA